A single genomic interval of uncultured Desulfobacter sp. harbors:
- a CDS encoding PEP-CTERM sorting domain-containing protein codes for MIIKLFKPIAVSFLVLFFTLPLCASTLTVNGPTYGYSGVNIFYNGVKEYNPGMFPINHNGYDTWGFCVDLDYQVASGENIIDGEIEIADNYLFVEWLVGTYANDLYAEALANENIDAKATALQLAIWEVRYDTTWDYDYDKTNGIDDYIDPSNPPNGTGFFYYDRGLIKTSTDPEVNNFYDDYIKALTNAVKDQSWNSFVSSGDYLVFDLSQQGNKTQDIIVNVVPEPTTVLLLGFGLLGLCAVGRKKPNVSD; via the coding sequence TTGATTATTAAGCTTTTTAAGCCCATTGCTGTTTCTTTTTTAGTGCTATTTTTCACATTGCCATTATGTGCATCAACTCTCACTGTGAATGGGCCAACTTACGGATATAGTGGTGTTAATATTTTCTATAACGGAGTTAAAGAATACAATCCCGGCATGTTTCCCATTAACCATAACGGTTATGATACATGGGGATTTTGCGTCGACCTTGATTATCAAGTTGCATCAGGAGAAAACATAATCGACGGTGAAATTGAAATTGCAGATAATTACTTGTTTGTAGAATGGCTCGTTGGCACCTATGCAAACGATCTATACGCAGAAGCTCTTGCAAATGAAAATATCGACGCAAAAGCAACCGCATTGCAGTTGGCTATTTGGGAAGTTCGGTATGATACAACGTGGGATTATGACTACGACAAAACTAATGGCATAGATGACTATATTGATCCATCGAATCCACCAAATGGTACTGGTTTTTTCTATTACGACCGAGGTCTAATAAAAACCAGCACGGATCCAGAGGTAAATAATTTTTATGATGATTATATAAAAGCATTGACCAATGCCGTAAAAGATCAATCGTGGAATAGCTTCGTAAGCTCAGGCGACTATTTAGTTTTTGATCTTTCTCAACAAGGTAATAAGACTCAGGATATTATCGTTAATGTTGTTCCCGAGCCCACAACAGTATTGCTTTTAGGCTTCGGGCTTCTTGGGCTATGTGCTGTGGGGAGAAAAAAGCCTAACGTATCGGATTGA
- a CDS encoding S26 family signal peptidase gives MKNDRLMISGPAFALVVQSILEKGVTAKFKVTGSSMIPTIRSNDVVSISTYKKNRPKIGDVVALLDRVNKRVIIHRIIKQRESMFLLKGDGLWHYDGFFQREWIAGFVSGLERNGTPISMDLLITDRIIWMSKLRLFWPIKALFKFKNRVSHFFWY, from the coding sequence ATGAAAAATGATCGGCTCATGATTTCGGGCCCTGCCTTTGCTTTGGTTGTGCAGAGCATACTTGAAAAAGGGGTAACGGCTAAATTTAAGGTAACCGGATCAAGCATGATACCTACTATTAGAAGCAATGATGTGGTTTCAATTTCAACATACAAAAAAAATCGTCCTAAAATTGGTGATGTCGTTGCTTTGTTGGATCGGGTTAATAAAAGGGTCATAATCCACAGAATCATCAAACAACGAGAGAGCATGTTTTTGCTTAAAGGGGATGGTTTGTGGCATTATGACGGGTTTTTCCAAAGAGAATGGATAGCAGGATTTGTTTCAGGGCTTGAAAGAAACGGTACTCCAATTTCGATGGATCTACTAATAACCGATAGAATCATTTGGATGTCAAAATTAAGACTTTTTTGGCCGATCAAAGCCCTGTTTAAGTTTAAAAATAGAGTTAGTCATTTTTTTTGGTATTAA
- a CDS encoding PqqD family protein translates to MPSPVGLNCIYKISEDIIFKEIEGTSILIPVISGVGDLNSDIFQLNETGSRVWELLDGKTPLEKIILNLIDEYDAPAKIIEEDVLNLIQKLVEKQFIYEIS, encoded by the coding sequence ATGCCATCACCTGTTGGATTAAATTGTATATATAAAATTTCAGAAGACATTATTTTTAAAGAAATTGAAGGGACTTCTATCCTGATTCCTGTGATATCAGGGGTCGGAGACTTGAATTCTGATATTTTTCAGCTGAATGAAACCGGTTCCAGAGTTTGGGAATTGCTTGACGGCAAGACGCCGCTTGAAAAAATCATCCTTAACCTAATTGATGAGTACGATGCGCCAGCAAAAATCATTGAAGAAGACGTTTTAAATCTAATTCAAAAGCTAGTGGAAAAACAATTTATTTATGAAATTTCATGA
- a CDS encoding transposase, giving the protein MSEENEQLKIEIQKLRDENNQLKGEQGKPKIRGKKGRGKGKNVSSEKDRKEREGKKEKKQEIKKKDTTIDRTEICKVDPSILPADAEYREYEPVLVQEILITTDNVEYRKEIFYSPSENRTYVGELPAGIVGEFGPGIRSLVCTLKYVANMSQPKIRELLENCGINISQSTISRILTKDETGFNQEKIDIFLSALEHTPYHQIDDTTVRVNGQNHYSQIFCNPYYTAFFTVPRKDRLTILDLLLCGRERTYRFDQMAFCLMADFRVGKKVIDQLRSLTDNKELCETQMQLLLEKVFKKGKGKNTKTRVMEAAAIAAYHSQTDVPIVDILLADDAPQFKKIVEELALCWIHEGRHYNRLDPVVPCNVNALKDFKTRFWDFYGDLLIFKQNPSQETAAKLSIEFDELFSSKTIYDTLNDRIEKTRNKKRNSCWS; this is encoded by the coding sequence TTGAGCGAAGAAAACGAACAATTGAAGATAGAAATCCAAAAACTTCGCGATGAAAACAACCAACTTAAAGGAGAACAGGGCAAACCGAAAATCCGTGGCAAAAAAGGACGTGGCAAAGGCAAAAACGTATCCTCGGAAAAAGACAGAAAGGAACGAGAAGGAAAAAAGGAAAAAAAGCAGGAAATCAAAAAGAAAGATACCACCATTGATCGGACCGAAATATGTAAAGTCGATCCCTCCATATTACCCGCTGATGCCGAATACAGAGAGTATGAACCTGTCCTTGTGCAAGAAATTCTGATCACAACGGATAACGTCGAATATAGAAAAGAAATCTTTTATTCCCCTTCCGAGAACCGCACTTACGTGGGAGAATTACCAGCAGGTATAGTTGGGGAGTTCGGTCCCGGTATACGATCTTTAGTTTGCACACTGAAATATGTGGCAAACATGTCTCAGCCAAAAATCCGGGAGTTGCTTGAGAACTGTGGCATTAACATTTCACAATCGACTATTTCACGAATCCTTACGAAGGATGAAACCGGGTTCAACCAGGAGAAAATAGACATTTTTCTTTCTGCACTGGAGCATACTCCTTATCACCAAATCGACGACACCACGGTAAGGGTTAACGGCCAAAACCACTATTCACAGATTTTCTGTAATCCATATTATACAGCATTTTTCACCGTCCCACGCAAAGATCGTCTCACGATACTGGATTTGTTGTTGTGTGGTAGGGAAAGAACATATCGTTTTGATCAGATGGCATTTTGTCTAATGGCGGATTTCAGGGTTGGAAAAAAAGTGATCGATCAGCTTCGGAGTTTGACCGACAACAAGGAGCTGTGTGAAACGCAAATGCAACTGTTACTGGAAAAAGTCTTTAAAAAAGGAAAAGGAAAAAACACAAAGACCAGGGTTATGGAAGCCGCAGCCATAGCCGCATATCATAGTCAAACAGATGTTCCGATTGTAGACATTTTGTTAGCCGATGATGCGCCGCAATTTAAAAAGATTGTTGAGGAACTGGCCCTTTGCTGGATTCATGAAGGTCGTCACTACAACCGTTTGGATCCGGTCGTACCATGCAATGTCAATGCTCTCAAGGATTTCAAGACACGCTTCTGGGACTTCTATGGTGATCTTCTGATCTTCAAACAGAATCCAAGCCAGGAAACAGCGGCAAAGTTATCCATCGAATTCGATGAGCTATTCTCCAGTAAAACGATTTATGACACTCTAAACGATCGTATAGAAAAAACCAGGAACAAAAAAAGGAACTCTTGTTGGTCCTGA
- a CDS encoding VanZ family protein, translating into MIRIVCFVVLAVCTLCCHRFIDQYETIGADLLTNDWQIIGNGKQSVRVLDDGFCLVSLSAEKSVSIKQELKTFKPGSKLKLSSFIRFDDVVQGAKSWNRARLLLLQNDGIKDRWDLCHSVASLKGSGDWGCYEAVFPIAAFAKKVTVVAQLSRCSGSFELKDIQLIPVKQTWAYTWAARCLLGAWGCFAVIFLWNCLSAVRFQNGLKIIAVGLFILILIGTCMPIEIKKDVSQTIVTYVNQAAHSMEAYLPRDYSKIGHFLLFSLLGITMAGLTGHFSFGAVFLNILMVASGTELAQFFIEGRSPLIKDFLLDACGGSIGVSLFYFRRSWK; encoded by the coding sequence ATGATCAGAATTGTATGTTTTGTGGTGCTGGCGGTTTGTACGCTTTGCTGCCATCGGTTTATTGATCAGTATGAGACGATTGGCGCTGATTTGCTGACAAATGACTGGCAGATAATTGGCAATGGGAAACAGAGCGTAAGAGTGTTAGATGATGGCTTTTGTCTGGTTTCATTAAGTGCTGAAAAATCCGTTTCGATAAAGCAGGAATTAAAAACATTTAAACCTGGTTCCAAATTAAAATTATCATCTTTCATTCGGTTTGATGATGTGGTGCAAGGAGCAAAATCTTGGAACCGGGCAAGGCTGCTTTTGTTACAAAATGACGGCATAAAGGACCGGTGGGATTTGTGTCATAGCGTTGCGTCTTTGAAGGGATCTGGAGATTGGGGATGTTATGAAGCGGTTTTCCCAATTGCTGCTTTCGCAAAAAAGGTAACGGTTGTGGCGCAACTGAGCCGTTGTAGCGGATCATTTGAGTTAAAAGATATCCAATTGATTCCGGTTAAACAGACCTGGGCCTATACCTGGGCTGCCCGATGTCTTTTAGGCGCATGGGGGTGTTTTGCAGTGATTTTTCTCTGGAACTGCCTTTCGGCAGTTCGGTTCCAAAACGGTTTAAAAATTATAGCTGTGGGGCTGTTTATCCTGATTCTGATCGGCACATGCATGCCCATAGAAATAAAAAAAGACGTTTCACAGACCATCGTAACCTATGTGAACCAGGCCGCGCATTCAATGGAAGCTTATTTGCCAAGGGATTATTCAAAAATAGGGCATTTTTTATTGTTCAGCTTGCTTGGAATTACAATGGCAGGTTTGACGGGACACTTTTCTTTTGGTGCGGTATTTTTAAATATTTTAATGGTTGCAAGCGGTACTGAACTGGCGCAGTTTTTCATTGAGGGACGTTCCCCGTTAATTAAGGACTTTCTGCTTGATGCATGCGGCGGCAGTATCGGTGTTTCATTATTTTATTTCAGGAGGAGTTGGAAATGA
- a CDS encoding sugar transferase: MLREHSALTLNIQKILDIFITAFSFIAAYVIKRHAMPEGFDNLSTNLNYYLILFLIIITWYIAFKWMGMYMAYRQQNFWQFFITIIKSCLLGMVLLSMAMYFLHIKGVSRLLMGIFLILNIGLLTLSKLIVFKALEKIRTSGYNTRSILIVGSRERAKDVIKAVEKVKGSGYKILGCFDVDETVVGHSVINGHKVIGVVYELENYLRNNIVDELIFAIPLKEIEQCDRYIALAESMGIKVRIIPDWEIHYLMYRPNIATIRFEEFLGVYNMALQSTPQNEGEMLIKAIFDYLVAAVLTLLLLPVFAIIGYAIKKKSSGPVFYTQERLGMNGRRFPVYKFRTMVSNADEMRKELEEMNEMDGPVFKIKDDPRIIPGVGHFLRKTSLDELPQLFNVLRGEMSLVGPRPPIPKEVDEYSVWHRRRLSMKPGMTCLWQIAPNRNDLTFEQWVKLDLKYIDKWSLFNDVKILIMTAKAVLMGAGR; the protein is encoded by the coding sequence ATGCTAAGAGAGCACAGTGCATTAACTTTAAATATACAAAAGATCTTAGATATATTTATTACTGCATTTTCATTTATTGCCGCTTACGTTATCAAGCGGCATGCAATGCCTGAAGGGTTTGACAATCTATCAACAAACCTGAATTACTACCTGATTTTGTTTCTGATTATCATTACCTGGTATATTGCCTTTAAATGGATGGGCATGTACATGGCCTATCGACAACAAAATTTTTGGCAGTTTTTCATTACTATTATAAAATCTTGCCTATTGGGTATGGTGTTGCTCAGTATGGCGATGTACTTTCTTCATATCAAGGGTGTCAGCCGGTTACTGATGGGTATTTTTCTGATATTGAATATCGGACTGTTAACTCTATCAAAACTTATTGTTTTCAAGGCCCTTGAAAAAATTAGGACAAGTGGCTACAACACCCGCAGCATTTTAATCGTTGGAAGCCGGGAACGTGCTAAAGATGTGATCAAAGCTGTGGAAAAAGTCAAAGGCTCAGGTTACAAAATTCTTGGTTGTTTTGATGTGGATGAAACTGTGGTGGGGCATTCTGTCATCAACGGACATAAAGTTATCGGAGTTGTCTACGAACTTGAAAATTATCTTCGAAACAATATTGTCGATGAATTGATTTTTGCGATCCCATTAAAAGAAATTGAACAGTGTGACCGATATATCGCATTGGCGGAAAGCATGGGGATTAAGGTGAGGATTATTCCGGATTGGGAAATCCATTATCTAATGTACCGGCCCAACATTGCCACCATCCGGTTTGAGGAATTTTTAGGTGTATACAACATGGCCTTACAGTCCACTCCTCAGAATGAGGGAGAGATGCTGATAAAGGCCATTTTTGATTATTTGGTGGCTGCTGTTTTAACTTTGTTGCTTTTGCCCGTGTTCGCAATCATCGGTTACGCCATAAAAAAGAAGTCTTCTGGTCCTGTTTTTTACACTCAGGAACGCTTGGGTATGAATGGACGCAGATTTCCTGTTTATAAATTTCGGACCATGGTAAGCAATGCAGATGAAATGCGTAAAGAGTTGGAAGAGATGAACGAGATGGACGGACCAGTGTTCAAAATCAAGGATGATCCTCGAATTATACCAGGGGTTGGTCATTTCTTAAGGAAAACCTCTTTAGATGAACTGCCTCAGTTGTTTAACGTGCTTCGGGGAGAGATGAGTTTGGTTGGGCCCAGGCCACCGATCCCTAAGGAAGTTGATGAATATTCTGTCTGGCATCGCAGGCGTTTGTCCATGAAGCCAGGGATGACATGCTTGTGGCAAATTGCACCAAATCGAAACGATTTAACGTTTGAGCAATGGGTGAAGCTGGATTTAAAATATATAGATAAATGGTCTTTGTTTAATGACGTTAAAATATTGATAATGACGGCCAAGGCAGTACTTATGGGTGCCGGGCGGTAA
- a CDS encoding nucleotidyltransferase family protein: protein MTSNEQKLTLLLAVPFVSKNIQTAAQTIISNNKHLDFQKVYQFAINHEIAGFVYRNSKSVDLFPIELRERLKGFYRKTAMLNMVGIKETLVILKVLYENGISVIPLKGTFASDCLFNDLGVYPSGDIDVLVSPEDLSKTKDILSSKGGYSLVDTISESDLLKNHYHLILLKQMTLEIHWNLVKRYFKVPAAFWWETARPMEWNGIKAMDLSVENNILYNVFRLFDHCFYPLRFFVLLSAIIEKNKNCIDWNLLLHTAESHRMKKLLVFTLIATQDLMGTDIPASISKNRSKKYGLFKYIVFSGIFSGIKRKHLRMMVYTLLLINPVIWSKVFLGRIFPSTGELRLRYNLPPESRKVYLYYLLNPILLLFKSRKK from the coding sequence GTGACATCAAATGAGCAAAAATTAACCCTTCTGCTGGCCGTACCTTTCGTTTCTAAAAACATCCAAACGGCAGCCCAAACAATCATCAGCAACAATAAACATCTTGATTTTCAAAAAGTTTACCAATTTGCAATCAATCACGAAATTGCAGGATTTGTTTACCGGAATTCAAAAAGTGTAGATCTGTTTCCCATAGAACTTAGAGAACGTCTAAAGGGGTTTTATCGTAAAACAGCCATGTTAAATATGGTTGGTATAAAAGAGACTTTGGTGATTTTAAAGGTCTTATACGAAAATGGAATATCTGTAATCCCGCTAAAAGGAACGTTTGCCTCTGACTGTTTGTTCAATGATTTAGGTGTTTATCCTTCAGGTGATATTGATGTGCTGGTCTCTCCGGAAGATCTTTCCAAAACAAAAGACATACTCTCTTCAAAGGGCGGATATTCCCTGGTGGATACAATTTCAGAATCAGATCTTCTTAAAAACCATTATCATCTCATTTTGCTAAAACAGATGACCTTGGAGATTCATTGGAATCTTGTGAAAAGGTATTTTAAGGTCCCTGCCGCATTTTGGTGGGAAACTGCAAGGCCCATGGAGTGGAATGGTATAAAAGCTATGGATCTGTCAGTTGAAAATAATATTTTATATAATGTATTCCGCCTGTTTGATCATTGTTTTTATCCGCTGCGGTTTTTCGTTTTGCTCAGCGCAATTATAGAAAAAAACAAAAACTGTATTGATTGGAATCTTTTGCTTCATACTGCAGAGTCCCATAGAATGAAAAAGCTCCTTGTGTTTACCTTAATAGCGACACAGGATCTCATGGGAACCGATATTCCAGCGTCCATTTCAAAAAACCGTTCTAAAAAATACGGCCTTTTTAAATACATTGTTTTTTCAGGGATTTTTTCAGGGATCAAACGTAAACACTTGAGGATGATGGTTTATACTCTTCTACTCATTAATCCTGTTATTTGGAGCAAAGTCTTTTTAGGACGAATTTTCCCATCAACCGGTGAGCTTAGATTGAGGTATAATCTGCCACCTGAATCAAGAAAAGTATACCTTTACTATTTATTAAATCCAATCCTGCTATTATTTAAGTCACGGAAAAAATGA
- a CDS encoding DUF1972 domain-containing protein, which produces MKTISILGIRGIPAQHGGFETFAEHFSLYLKDKGWKVTVYCQEEGRCPIFKDNWHGIHRIHIPVTQKGAKGTIVFDWKSTCHAARKKENILTLGYNTAIFCAMYRLIGIKNIINMDGIEWQREKWSFLERTWLYINEKAGAWLGNHLVADHPEIKNHLGAFVSRNKIKVIPYTAAYLNSANEALLNQFHLTSGKFGLLIARPEPENSIIDIVRAYTFQKRGMPLVILGNYDPQTNEYQKRVLGAANEEVMFVGAIYDQDVVQALRFYTRFYVHGHTVGGTNPSLVEALGAGSPVLAHNNRFNRWVAGSGSLFFSDEKECENHISRIIEDDSLVTAMKTASKKQYMQKFTADKIHGAYERLLLEYGC; this is translated from the coding sequence TTGAAAACAATATCAATTTTAGGAATACGCGGTATCCCTGCCCAACACGGGGGATTTGAAACTTTTGCCGAACATTTTTCTCTATACTTAAAGGACAAGGGGTGGAAGGTTACGGTTTACTGTCAGGAAGAAGGAAGATGCCCTATCTTTAAAGATAATTGGCATGGAATCCACAGAATCCATATTCCTGTTACCCAGAAAGGAGCGAAAGGAACCATCGTCTTTGATTGGAAATCTACATGCCACGCTGCCAGAAAAAAAGAAAACATTCTCACTTTAGGATATAATACAGCAATATTTTGTGCGATGTACCGATTGATAGGGATTAAGAATATCATAAACATGGATGGCATTGAATGGCAGAGAGAAAAGTGGTCGTTTCTCGAACGAACATGGCTCTATATTAATGAAAAAGCCGGCGCATGGCTGGGCAACCATCTTGTAGCAGATCACCCTGAAATAAAGAATCACCTTGGGGCGTTTGTCTCCAGAAATAAGATCAAGGTCATTCCATATACGGCTGCCTACCTTAATTCTGCCAATGAAGCTCTGCTGAATCAGTTTCATTTGACTTCGGGGAAATTTGGACTTCTCATAGCCAGGCCGGAACCGGAAAACTCAATTATTGATATTGTCCGGGCTTATACATTCCAAAAAAGGGGTATGCCTTTGGTTATTCTAGGAAATTATGATCCTCAAACCAATGAATACCAAAAACGGGTTCTGGGTGCCGCAAACGAGGAGGTTATGTTTGTAGGAGCTATTTATGATCAGGATGTCGTTCAGGCATTGCGATTTTATACCAGATTTTATGTTCATGGCCACACCGTAGGAGGAACCAATCCTTCATTGGTGGAAGCTTTAGGTGCAGGTTCTCCGGTACTGGCACACAACAATCGGTTTAACAGATGGGTTGCCGGAAGCGGAAGTTTGTTCTTTTCTGATGAAAAAGAATGCGAAAACCATATTTCCAGAATCATTGAGGATGATAGTCTTGTTACTGCGATGAAGACCGCCAGTAAAAAACAATACATGCAAAAATTTACAGCCGACAAAATCCATGGCGCCTATGAACGCCTGTTACTGGAATATGGGTGTTAA
- a CDS encoding glycosyltransferase family 2 protein: protein MLISIVIPTTGVVLELQRSLSSICQQTLEVSLEVVIVENNSLRGEVERYIDTIEWCKNIKYIYLEDCRNANVARNAGARASLGKYIAFLDADDIWNKDHLESKVNTLKQKNGKAVYSGFIIDRGNKRTIEKRSYDVCLSENCFKFLWGKNSGYAQTSSFVVDRSVFGEVNWNESLNRNQDHDFFIQVYKKIGWVFDNNITHRVVWPQGVHRNYHFQSMLSFYEEHKDEMCNESACGFLFLRMLESSFNDKYYYKRFQGEFKRRGANIDCHKKLFSLNQICSRIGWVIQQKIR, encoded by the coding sequence ATGCTAATTAGTATTGTCATCCCAACAACCGGAGTCGTCTTGGAACTCCAGAGATCACTAAGTAGTATATGTCAACAAACATTGGAGGTTTCTTTAGAGGTAGTTATTGTTGAGAATAATAGTTTAAGGGGGGAGGTGGAAAGGTATATTGATACGATAGAATGGTGTAAGAATATCAAATATATTTATTTAGAAGACTGCCGCAATGCTAATGTGGCTCGCAATGCAGGGGCTCGTGCCTCTCTTGGCAAATATATTGCTTTTCTGGATGCAGATGACATATGGAACAAAGACCACCTTGAGAGCAAAGTTAATACTTTGAAACAAAAAAATGGGAAAGCTGTCTATTCTGGGTTTATCATTGATAGAGGAAATAAAAGGACAATTGAAAAGCGATCTTATGATGTGTGTTTATCTGAAAATTGTTTTAAATTTCTCTGGGGAAAAAATTCTGGATATGCTCAAACCTCGTCTTTTGTAGTGGATAGGTCGGTGTTCGGTGAAGTTAACTGGAATGAGTCTTTAAATAGAAATCAAGATCATGATTTTTTTATTCAAGTATATAAAAAGATAGGGTGGGTTTTTGATAATAATATAACTCATAGAGTTGTTTGGCCACAAGGAGTTCATAGAAACTACCATTTTCAATCTATGCTAAGCTTTTACGAAGAGCATAAGGATGAGATGTGTAATGAGTCTGCGTGCGGTTTTTTATTTCTTCGCATGTTAGAAAGCTCATTTAATGACAAATACTATTATAAAAGATTTCAGGGGGAGTTTAAGCGAAGAGGTGCGAACATTGATTGTCATAAAAAGTTATTTTCCTTGAATCAAATATGCTCTCGAATTGGCTGGGTTATACAACAGAAAATTCGTTAG
- a CDS encoding sulfotransferase, whose translation MKILCAGLSKTGTTSLSIALNHLGYKGIHFDVVRLRNAVLTSNKHTEGSFRVYDDIDYVSDLPASYFYKELSQEYPNAKIILTVRDEDSWWESMKRHIEINSVYKKGARVIGFLLDSAQFHNNIFVRKYYEGLVMQEIRTLTYGSYKAKEWSYRKKYREHNRSVIDYYGEKNILIMNINSGDGWDALCDYLGRHIPNIDFPHANKRK comes from the coding sequence TTGAAAATTTTATGTGCAGGTTTGAGCAAAACAGGAACTACATCTCTGTCTATTGCACTTAACCATTTAGGGTACAAAGGTATTCATTTTGATGTCGTAAGATTAAGAAACGCCGTATTAACAAGTAATAAACATACTGAAGGATCTTTCAGAGTTTATGACGATATTGATTACGTTTCAGATCTGCCTGCTTCATACTTTTACAAGGAGCTAAGTCAAGAATACCCGAATGCTAAGATTATATTAACTGTAAGGGATGAAGATAGTTGGTGGGAGAGTATGAAGCGCCATATTGAAATAAACAGTGTATATAAAAAGGGAGCTAGGGTTATTGGCTTTTTGTTAGATAGCGCCCAGTTCCATAATAATATTTTCGTAAGGAAGTACTATGAAGGGCTCGTGATGCAAGAGATTAGAACTCTTACATATGGTAGCTACAAAGCCAAAGAATGGTCATACCGCAAGAAATATAGAGAACATAATCGATCTGTTATAGATTATTATGGGGAAAAAAATATTTTAATTATGAATATCAATTCGGGTGATGGTTGGGACGCTCTTTGTGATTACTTAGGTAGGCATATTCCAAATATTGATTTTCCACATGCAAATAAGAGAAAATAG